One Streptomyces sp. RPA4-2 genomic window carries:
- a CDS encoding TetR/AcrR family transcriptional regulator produces MPGTSGTRRTPRGLETRSRIVDSAAKLFYVRGVNATTLDDVRLASGTSKSQLYNHFEDKLALIHAVIDLQSTFVLAREEQRLRGVKTLTGLRRWRDALVQANSLQDGSYGCALGAMSIELSDNDEQSRQALNASFDAWRRMLVETLTRLRVLGVLAEHADPQRLGTGLLAALQGGYVLAQNAHDSEPMAVALDMALDHIASFARR; encoded by the coding sequence GTGCCCGGAACCAGCGGTACTCGCCGCACGCCACGCGGCCTGGAGACCCGTTCACGGATCGTTGATTCGGCGGCCAAGCTGTTTTATGTCAGGGGCGTCAACGCCACCACCCTCGATGACGTCCGGCTGGCGAGCGGCACGAGTAAGTCGCAGTTGTACAACCACTTCGAGGACAAACTCGCGCTGATCCACGCCGTGATCGACCTGCAGTCGACGTTCGTCCTCGCCCGCGAGGAACAGCGCCTGCGCGGCGTGAAGACCCTCACGGGTCTGCGCCGATGGCGTGACGCTCTCGTCCAGGCCAACTCACTGCAGGACGGCTCGTACGGGTGCGCGCTGGGCGCGATGTCGATTGAGCTGTCCGACAACGATGAACAATCCCGTCAAGCGCTCAACGCATCATTCGATGCGTGGCGGCGGATGCTCGTCGAAACGCTGACCCGGCTCCGCGTCCTCGGCGTACTTGCCGAGCACGCGGACCCGCAACGCTTGGGTACTGGTCTGCTGGCTGCTCTGCAGGGTGGCTACGTGCTCGCACAGAACGCTCACGACTCCGAGCCAATGGCCGTCGCGCTGGACATGGCCCTGGACCACATCGCCTCCTTCGCTCGCCGCTGA